The DNA region CCATCTTTTTGTGCCAATAGTATGCAATTAAACTAATCTAAGCCGTAAAAGTTTAAGCCAAATAAACAGCCCATGTAGATAAGAAATAATCTCCAATTGACGACCCACTTCTGAGCTAAGAGCCTCCCACTTAGGCAAGCTCCACTGTTGTTCATTTAGCATGCATTGGATAACTTGCGAGTGCGCCTCTAAAAATAACGGCGCTTCTTCCTCGCCAGCGTTACTTGAACTTGGAGGTTGGGGGCGATACCCACACTATCCGAGAACCATTCACACCACTTGCGATACCTACAGATAGGTGCTCGGCTCGGCTGATGGGATTTATTTGGCTTCCATCTGCGCCCATTTGCACTCACCTCGTCTTGGCGAATATGTAGTAGACAATAAGGGCGACTGATGCAATCTCGATGCCGCCGAGCAAAGAAATCTCGGCGACGCGCTGGGCAAAGTTCAGGACGGTCGTCAACATGTTGATGGTGGCTCGGCGATGATTATGCTGCGACCTGGACCCGGGCActggatcggatcggatcggatgggCTGGACAGTAGTGGCACGGTGCTACTAGTCAGTGGGATGGGTACAGTGATGCTCCGGCATCAGCCGGCGGCCTAGTGATCGGAAGTGGTCTCGGAAACGTACCGACCCCGACGATTAAACAACGCGAGACTAATCAGACGCGAGAGCGACCCTTTTGGTGGCAGCGGCCACTACTACTGCACTGCCATCCACTGtggtggcaaaaaaaaatatgaaaaatggtggaggagatggagatgaTGGACGCGCATCGAAACGCTCCGCTCCAGCGTTCTCTCTTCGGGATGCTGATGGCAATGGCGCTCTCGCTCTTCTGGCCGATCGGTGGTGGCTATATGGTATTGCGTTCTACCCAATATAACCAGACATCGGTAGCGACCCGCACATAGAAAAATATCGTATGATCCGAGGTTTGAGTTTTTGCGCGAGATAGCATCTACACTTTTTTGGCAAGCCCAGCTACACTCGTACCGTACAGCTATAAAGTGGCTTCGAAACCGGTTTATTGCTATAAAACCGTCGCGCAATTACATCGGTTAATTGAATCAAATATATATCCTTTATTCTGGTGCTGCTGTCCGTCTTTGTTTCCCTTTCGCCTTTCCTTTTATTCGCCGCAGCACAGAGGGATTCTGATTCGGTTCACTCGGTGTTCGCGCGATACGCAGAACCGCGCCAGTCGACCGTTCGCAGTGGAATAAGAGCGGCGACGACGCTCGAcgtttaattaaatgccaattAACGTGTGACAATAAGTGTATGTGCGGCCCATGGATGTGCGAACGTGTACGAAGACCAAGATCGGCGGCAGCACGACGATAACGAAAGCTACAGCCGCCACATCTGCTGTTATCAGCGCGAGCGGCAGTAGTATGAGGAGGTATGGTCTGGGTCTGGTATtgtatggtatggtatggtgaATGATAAGGGAGAGGAGGATCGCTGCCTCGGGCAAGACGACCAAAAAGAGAGCCAACTAAATGTGCCTAAGACTAAGAGTTTAATGAGCATTACTGTCGCACTCTATgtattatgaataaaattcaTACAACGTTTGTggtttattataatataaaagtGTGTCAGCTCTACTCTGGGGAAAGTAAGTTTACTTCTTGGCCGCTGGCTTCTTGGCGGCGACCTTCTTCTTGCGGGCGGCGAGCAGCTTGGCGCGGTTGGCCGCAGCCTTGGTGGCCACATTGGCGAAGTGGGACTTGGCCAGCTCCACGTTCTGCTTCTTGGCCTTGGCCAGAACCTTGGCCACGGTGCGCTTCTCGGCGGCGAGGGCGGCACGACGCTTGAGGACCTCGGCGTATGGGTTCAGCTTAATCAACTGGCGCACGTTGGACAGGGGGTTCAGGCGGCGCACGCTGCGGAACACACGCTTGCGGGGATCGCGCAACACCTTACGGATCTCCTCAGACTTGAGCAGACGCGACAGATCGGTGTTGGCCATCTTGGGCTGGGGCAGGTTGTAGCCCTTCTTCAAGGTGGATGGCTTCTTCCAGGTGCCGAACAGATCGTTCAGGCGGGCGAAGGCCGACTCGGTCCAGATGACGAAGCGACCGACATGACCGCCGGGGGCCAGCTTCAGCAGATTGAGCTTGTCCACGTTGATGGTCTCAATGCCGGGGATGTTGCGGAAGGCCTTGCGCAGACCCTCATCCTTGTCGTAGACCACCAGGGGACCACGGCGAGCGATGCGGCGACGGTCGCGCATGGTACCACGGCCAGCACGGAAACGCTGCGACTTGTACACCTGCGGaatgaatacaaaataagTTAATAGTGCGCATAATTCAGAAATTAGGAAACAAAGTTTTTAGCAAATCTACGCAATCTATCTAAAAGAAATGTTTGAAAGGGTTCAAAAGATGTAGCTCTTCCGTTACCACGATGGAAGCCGTGAAACAAGTTTCAATCGTAACGCCTAGAAGAGCATTTTATCTGGCAACGCAGGATATCCTTGCAAGCGTCTGACCACCAGTAGAGTAGCCAGTTGCTTACACGCTGCCGAGTAAGATCTAACCATCCAAAATGTAGGaagctaataaaaatatagtacGTAACAATAAACTATCACAACTCCACGTTTTGTTAGACAAAACGTTGAATCACGCTGGTTTGTCAAATTGCTACGCCAGTATACGCAAGGTTAATGGGTATAAACTTTCACCAAGTGGCCTAACATCTAAGGTTACCCACCTTCTGGATGTCAGCCCAGATCTTCAGGCGACGCAGGAAGATGACAGCCTGCTTGGTCTTCTGGACCTTCTGCACCTCATCGGAAACGACCAGGGGGAACTCGGAGACGCCGTCGATGACATGGCCCTTGGACTGGACCAGAGCGGGCACTCCGGAGGCGGCGATGGCCGACACCAGGGCGTAGCGACGCTGGTTGACATTCACCTTGCGGTGCCAGCGACGGAAGGTCTTGGTGGGGGCGAACATGCGTCCACCACGGCACATGTTGCCGAAGGCACCCTGGCCGGAACGGTGAGTACCGCCACCACGCACACGGGGAATACGGGCCACAGCGCGTCCGGTACCCCAGGATTCGGCGGAGGTCTGGTGACCTGCAAATAGGAATTCAAACGGGTTAGACTCACACAAATAAGGAGTTCACAGATTACTCACCAGCCAGCTCGCTGACGGCGTAGGCCTGTCGGTTGTTGCGGCGGAGCAGCTGGTGAACCTCGTTGACCACATCCGGACGGATGGGCGCCTTGAACACTGCCGGCAGGCAGATGTTCTTGTCCTTGGCTGGCTCGTTCTTTTCCGTGTACACGGAGACCAATGGCCTGGCGTTGCCTAAGCTCTGAAATTGGATATGGAATTCGTTTATGGTTTAGTTCACTGCTCACTGATCACATCACAAAACACAACAACCGCATTTCGCCACCGCCGCACATTCCAAACACGTGGAGGTTAGGGCGACACTTTTACACTATTTTCGCGTCGTTTCGTGTGTTAAATCCAATGCTTTGGCGTCGCAGGCGGTTGCGAAGTGCTTTGGGCGTCGTTTCTCACCATTTTCGTTGATTTTCAAACCCAATGAAAGGTGTTAAATATTCTGCAAACGCAGATACCGTCCTCTTTTTATTAAGAAGAACGAAGAAAGAAAGAGAGCTGCCGGAAATGGCCGCCAATCGCGTTCCACGGCGCAGGGTTGCATTTGCTAACAGCGGCAAGTGTCAAGTTAGCAGAGTGCCTTTGACGTTAACCAACACTTTTAGCGATATTTATTCCTGtaagaaaagtttttgtttatatactCGTAATTATTGAAACTTTAATACAAACTTCAAttataatactattaataAGTTGTACTTTATTGAGTTAAGTTACTaagtattatttaattttaaaagaatagaaatataatttatgaaattcaACAGAATCATATATAAATCAATTAATCATTCTTAAACTGTTGTGTAGAAGTTGAACCatattaactaaaaataaaaacagtttgCTGCTAATAAATAACCGGATTCTGTTaccaaacattttaaattattatagcTATAAAATAGCTAGAGCTGTAACACTACTGCGAAGCGGcgaatgtttttgtttacttgcGGAAAAACTGTGTAAAAACttacaaattaataataaataatggcTGGCGAGGTTATTGTGGATGCTTTGCCCTATATAGACCACGGATACGATGATGTGGGCGTCCGGGAATCGGTAAATATACGAAAATTCACGTTACACGTTGAAACACACATTTAATGGCATGTTAATTTTCCCAAGGCGCTCGCCATGGTGGAGGAGGAATGCCGGCGCTATCGGCCCACCAAGAACTACCTCGACCATCTGCCACTGCCCGCCAGCTCGCCCTTCGAGACTCCACTTATGGTCAACGAGTTCGAGCGCATCCAAAACCGCCTGCCCATGGAGACGCTCTCCATGAAGCGCTACGAACTGCCCCCTCCGCCATCTGGCAAACTATCCGAGGTGTCCGCTTGGCAGGAGTCCATCGAAAACTCCATGGCCCAGCTGGAGCACCAGTGGGTGCGATCTCTCAACCTGGAACTGATGCTCGACTACGGCACGGAGGCATGGAAGTCCTATCTGGAGGTCTTCACCGCCATGCAGGCGAAGGCCCAgcttcagctgcagcagctgaagaAGGACATCCAGGACGTCAACTGGCAACGAAAGCAGGCGCAAACGCAGGCCGGCGAGAGATTGCGCTCCCTGGAGGCTCACTGGGTGCTGCTCGTCTCTAAGAACTACGAAATCGAAACGGAATGCGTCGAGCTGGAGAAGCTCGTTCATGCCGCccgccagcagctgcagagCATTGCCCCGCCACCCAGCGCAAATGACACGGCTCCCACGCCGGAGCACACGAATGGATTCGACCAGGACGACTTGGCCGAGAGCAACGGCAGTAGTTCCAGCAATCCGGATCAACCAGGCGAAGATGCAGCGGATGCCGATGGTGACAGCAAGGAGGAGGACAAGCCCGAGGCCCAGGAGGAATCCTCCAATGAGTCAACGTAAATTTAGTTCACTAATGAGTCCGATAAACAAGTTGATTACGACtaactaaataaaaagaatatataaaatatacagcttatatacaaaatgtaagATCTTTACTACAGTCTTATGTCTAGGGACTGCtatctttattttatttaacaaaattatttttataaaaatatttatatttggtaTGGCAGTAATTTCTGATGGATATTTTCTACAGTAGAGTAGTATTTTTCAATGTTGCTGCAACGGTCACACCAATTGGATGTTTACAAATTTTGGTCgtgaattaattaaaagcaaatatatgaaaaatatagaaaacaGTAAGGATGGCCCACTACAAAGGTGCCGCCAGCGAGGCGGGCCGTGCCGCCCAACTGATGAAGAAGCGGGAGATCCAGCAGCAGGAGATCGAGTTCCGCAAAAAGAAGATCGAGgaggagctgaagctggacAAGATTGAGAACAAGTTCGCCACCCACTACGATGCCGTGGAGCAGCAGCTTAAGTCGTCGACCATTGGCCTGGTCACCCTGGACGAGATGAAGGCCAAGCAGGAGGACATAGTGCGGGAACGGGAGAAGAAGCTAGCCCAAAAGAAGGACGAAAAGGATCGGGAAAAGCAGCGTGCCCTGGAGGCCATTCAGGCGGAGAAGAACAAGCAGAAGCGACAGATTCAGGCGCTGTCCTTTAACCTGGACGAAGACGAGGAGGAGGGGGACGACGAGGATCACGACGACGAGCAGGTGAAGATTAAACAGGAGGAGAAGGCCAAGCCCAAGTGGACAGAGATCAAGGAAGAGATACTGCCGAttaagaaaaagaaaatctgCAAGAATCCCGACGTGGACACCTCCTTCCTGCCCGATCGC from Drosophila santomea strain STO CAGO 1482 chromosome 3R, Prin_Dsan_1.1, whole genome shotgun sequence includes:
- the LOC120453419 gene encoding 60S ribosomal protein L4 encodes the protein MSLGNARPLVSVYTEKNEPAKDKNICLPAVFKAPIRPDVVNEVHQLLRRNNRQAYAVSELAGHQTSAESWGTGRAVARIPRVRGGGTHRSGQGAFGNMCRGGRMFAPTKTFRRWHRKVNVNQRRYALVSAIAASGVPALVQSKGHVIDGVSEFPLVVSDEVQKVQKTKQAVIFLRRLKIWADIQKVYKSQRFRAGRGTMRDRRRIARRGPLVVYDKDEGLRKAFRNIPGIETINVDKLNLLKLAPGGHVGRFVIWTESAFARLNDLFGTWKKPSTLKKGYNLPQPKMANTDLSRLLKSEEIRKVLRDPRKRVFRSVRRLNPLSNVRQLIKLNPYAEVLKRRAALAAEKRTVAKVLAKAKKQNVELAKSHFANVATKAAANRAKLLAARKKKVAAKKPAAKK
- the LOC120453420 gene encoding pre-mRNA-splicing factor SPF27; translated protein: MAGEVIVDALPYIDHGYDDVGVRESALAMVEEECRRYRPTKNYLDHLPLPASSPFETPLMVNEFERIQNRLPMETLSMKRYELPPPPSGKLSEVSAWQESIENSMAQLEHQWVRSLNLELMLDYGTEAWKSYLEVFTAMQAKAQLQLQQLKKDIQDVNWQRKQAQTQAGERLRSLEAHWVLLVSKNYEIETECVELEKLVHAARQQLQSIAPPPSANDTAPTPEHTNGFDQDDLAESNGSSSSNPDQPGEDAADADGDSKEEDKPEAQEESSNEST
- the LOC120453535 gene encoding protein FAM50 homolog codes for the protein MAHYKGAASEAGRAAQLMKKREIQQQEIEFRKKKIEEELKLDKIENKFATHYDAVEQQLKSSTIGLVTLDEMKAKQEDIVREREKKLAQKKDEKDREKQRALEAIQAEKNKQKRQIQALSFNLDEDEEEGDDEDHDDEQVKIKQEEKAKPKWTEIKEEILPIKKKKICKNPDVDTSFLPDREREEQENRLREQLRQEWVMQQAELKDEDISITFSYWDGSGHRRNVLMKKGNSIYQFLQKCLELLRKEFIELKTVMADQLMYVKEDLILPHHYSFYDFIVTKARGKSGPLFQFDVHDDVRMISDASVEKEESHAGKVLLRSWYERNKHIFPASRWEPYDPTKSYDKYTIKDKDKSKK